One Oncorhynchus keta strain PuntledgeMale-10-30-2019 chromosome 11, Oket_V2, whole genome shotgun sequence DNA window includes the following coding sequences:
- the LOC118373916 gene encoding E3 ubiquitin-protein ligase RNF128-like isoform X1: MIMEPLAKRYLFSWLFVALSLQVSSLHFAVATYYTAYLNVSFIDPANNETISRQGESGPTLYGQDSPKVTVMGDVYLPDPIYSCESDTFYDVPSGSKGWIAIIQRGYECTFSQKINVAASKGAVAAVIFNGLGTNNTVIQMSHPGTGDMVAIMISHRRGMEIVELIRQGIPVSMTIEVVKQHGVWMSHYSVFFVSISFFMITAVTVCYFIFYSARRLNVVRLQNLQQKRLKAEAKKAIGQLQVRTVKRGDKETGPDADTCAVCIDAYKSGDVLTILTCSHFFHKTCIEPWLMEHRTCPMCKCDILKALGVEQPEEDQPSHQLTMHPDMTSYPRVLDPEDTRSETASAGYASVQCTEEHSSPADETHVYETLGQHPGPGSIQVDIFQPHYDNLAFEGNSRNQREPLT, encoded by the exons ATGATTATGGAACCTTTAGCGAAACGGTATCTATTTTCATGGCTGTTTGTGGCTTTAAGTCTTCAGGTGTCGAGTTTACATTTTGCAGTAGCGACTTACTACACAGCCTACCTGAACGTGTCGTTTATTGATCCTGCAAACAACGAAACCATATCGCGACAAGGGGAAAGCGGACCAACGCTATATGGACAAGATTCTCCTAAAGTTACGGTGATGGGGGACGTTTATTTACCTGATCCGATTTACAGTTGCGAAAGTGATACTTTTTATGATGTGCCTAGTGGGTCAAAGGGGTGGATCGCCATAATTCAACGCGGCTACGAATGTACTTTTTCACAGAAGATCAATGTTGCAGCCAGTAAAGGAGCTGTTGCTGCTGTAATTTTCAATGGTCTTGGTACAAACAATACAGTCATCCAAATGTCGCACCCAG GAACAGGAGATATGGTTGCCATCATGATTAGTCACAGACGGGGCATGGAAATTGTTGAGCTGATCAGGCAAGGGATTCCAGTCTCGATGACCATTGAGGTGGTCAAGCAGCATGGTGTCTGGATGAGCCACTACTCGGTCTTCTTTGTCTCCATCTCCTTCTTCATGATAACAGCAGTAACTGTTTGCTACTTCATCTTCTACTCGGCCCGCCGCCTCAACGTCGTTCGTCTACAAAACCTTCAACAG AAACGGCTGAAGGCAGAGgccaagaaagccattggtcagCTGCAAGTCCGGACCGTGAAACGGGGAGATAAG GAGACTGGGCCTGACGCTGACACCTGTGCAGTATGCATTGACGCTTACAAGTCTGGCGACGTGCTGACCATTCTCACCTGCAG TCATTTCTTCCACAAGACCTGCATTGAGCCCTGGCTAATGGAGCACAGGACCTGCCCCATGTGTAAATGTGACATACTCAAGGCCTTGGGAGTAGAG CAGCCGGAAGAGGACCAGCCCAGTCATCAGTTGACCATGCATCCAGACATGACGTCCTACCCCAGGGTTCTAGACCCAGAGGACACCCGCAGTGAGACAGCCTCCGCAGGCTATGCTTCTGTACAATGCACAGAGGAGCACAGCAGCCCAGCAGATGAGACCCACGTGTATGAGA CATTGGGGCAACATCCTGGCCCAGGATCAATCCAGGTGGACATCTTCCAGCCCCATTATGACAACCTCGCCTTTGAGGGCAACTCACGAAACCAACGGGAACCCCTGACATGA
- the LOC118373916 gene encoding E3 ubiquitin-protein ligase RNF128-like isoform X2, with product MIMEPLAKRYLFSWLFVALSLQVSSLHFAVATYYTAYLNVSFIDPANNETISRQGESGPTLYGQDSPKVTVMGDVYLPDPIYSCESDTFYDVPSGSKGWIAIIQRGYECTFSQKINVAASKGAVAAVIFNGLGTNNTVIQMSHPGTGDMVAIMISHRRGMEIVELIRQGIPVSMTIEVVKQHGVWMSHYSVFFVSISFFMITAVTVCYFIFYSARRLNVVRLQNLQQKRLKAEAKKAIGQLQVRTVKRGDKETGPDADTCAVCIDAYKSGDVLTILTCSHFFHKTCIEPWLMEHRTCPMCKCDILKALGVEQPEEDQPSHQLTMHPDMTSYPRVLDPEDTRSETASAGYASVQCTEEHSSPADETHVYEIF from the exons ATGATTATGGAACCTTTAGCGAAACGGTATCTATTTTCATGGCTGTTTGTGGCTTTAAGTCTTCAGGTGTCGAGTTTACATTTTGCAGTAGCGACTTACTACACAGCCTACCTGAACGTGTCGTTTATTGATCCTGCAAACAACGAAACCATATCGCGACAAGGGGAAAGCGGACCAACGCTATATGGACAAGATTCTCCTAAAGTTACGGTGATGGGGGACGTTTATTTACCTGATCCGATTTACAGTTGCGAAAGTGATACTTTTTATGATGTGCCTAGTGGGTCAAAGGGGTGGATCGCCATAATTCAACGCGGCTACGAATGTACTTTTTCACAGAAGATCAATGTTGCAGCCAGTAAAGGAGCTGTTGCTGCTGTAATTTTCAATGGTCTTGGTACAAACAATACAGTCATCCAAATGTCGCACCCAG GAACAGGAGATATGGTTGCCATCATGATTAGTCACAGACGGGGCATGGAAATTGTTGAGCTGATCAGGCAAGGGATTCCAGTCTCGATGACCATTGAGGTGGTCAAGCAGCATGGTGTCTGGATGAGCCACTACTCGGTCTTCTTTGTCTCCATCTCCTTCTTCATGATAACAGCAGTAACTGTTTGCTACTTCATCTTCTACTCGGCCCGCCGCCTCAACGTCGTTCGTCTACAAAACCTTCAACAG AAACGGCTGAAGGCAGAGgccaagaaagccattggtcagCTGCAAGTCCGGACCGTGAAACGGGGAGATAAG GAGACTGGGCCTGACGCTGACACCTGTGCAGTATGCATTGACGCTTACAAGTCTGGCGACGTGCTGACCATTCTCACCTGCAG TCATTTCTTCCACAAGACCTGCATTGAGCCCTGGCTAATGGAGCACAGGACCTGCCCCATGTGTAAATGTGACATACTCAAGGCCTTGGGAGTAGAG CAGCCGGAAGAGGACCAGCCCAGTCATCAGTTGACCATGCATCCAGACATGACGTCCTACCCCAGGGTTCTAGACCCAGAGGACACCCGCAGTGAGACAGCCTCCGCAGGCTATGCTTCTGTACAATGCACAGAGGAGCACAGCAGCCCAGCAGATGAGACCCACGTGTATGAGA TTTTCTAG